A part of Balneola sp. genomic DNA contains:
- the pyrR gene encoding bifunctional pyr operon transcriptional regulator/uracil phosphoribosyltransferase PyrR, protein MTEEDLNRTYLRFAHQFLESYDDPSRLAIIGMQTRGVYMGRRIIESINSELGIKIDFGVLDVTFYRDDFRSKLKMPEVKVTEIPFDLYDRDVVLVDDVLFTGRTVRSAMDALMGYGRPRIIRFCCMVDRGHRELPIAPDFTGIYVPTHSKEEVRVKVKELDGEDAVYLVDAEVENE, encoded by the coding sequence ATGACTGAAGAGGATTTAAATCGCACCTACTTGCGATTTGCTCATCAATTCCTCGAATCCTACGATGACCCTTCCAGACTCGCAATTATCGGGATGCAAACCCGGGGAGTTTACATGGGAAGGAGAATAATCGAGAGTATTAATAGCGAACTTGGTATAAAAATTGATTTTGGGGTACTCGATGTGACCTTTTATAGGGACGACTTCCGGTCAAAATTGAAGATGCCAGAAGTAAAAGTGACCGAGATTCCTTTTGACTTGTATGATCGTGATGTTGTGCTCGTAGATGACGTGCTTTTCACAGGACGAACAGTTCGTTCAGCAATGGATGCATTAATGGGCTATGGTCGTCCAAGAATTATCAGATTTTGTTGTATGGTAGACAGAGGGCACAGGGAGCTTCCCATCGCACCAGACTTTACGGGCATTTATGTGCCTACTCATTCAAAAGAAGAAGTAAGGGTGAAAGTAAAAGAACTTGATGGAGAAGATGCGGTTTACCTGGTTGATGCGGAGGTAGAAAATGAGTAA
- a CDS encoding aspartate carbamoyltransferase catalytic subunit yields the protein MSKSSGNYQFDQKHLLGLTDYSKEDILYVLDQAKSFREILDRPVPKVPTLRDKTIVNLFYENSTRTRLSFELAQKRMGADVVNFSASTSSTKKGESLKDTIQNISSMKIDMVVVRHKSPGVPHFLTQCVDAAILNAGDGAHEHPTQALLDMFTMQQLHPDLSGKKVAIIGDISHSRVVRSNIIGLTKVGAKVVLCGPKTLMPVHVKDLGVEVSYNLEETLAWCDVAMALRIQLERQDEGTELFPSLREYHEHFGIKLKHLEKYPDFRIMHPGPINRGVEMQSEVADSERAVILDQVTNGVAVRMAVLYLLSGGIRI from the coding sequence ATGAGTAAGAGTTCCGGCAACTACCAGTTTGATCAGAAACACTTGCTTGGGTTAACCGATTATTCAAAAGAAGATATTTTATACGTATTAGATCAGGCTAAATCATTCCGGGAAATACTGGATCGGCCTGTTCCCAAAGTTCCTACCCTCAGAGACAAAACTATAGTAAATCTCTTTTATGAGAATAGTACACGAACAAGGCTTTCATTTGAATTAGCTCAAAAAAGAATGGGAGCTGATGTAGTGAATTTTTCGGCAAGTACCTCAAGCACTAAGAAAGGGGAGTCCTTAAAAGATACTATTCAGAACATTAGCTCGATGAAAATTGATATGGTGGTAGTTCGGCATAAAAGTCCTGGAGTACCCCATTTTTTAACTCAATGTGTAGATGCTGCCATCTTAAATGCAGGTGACGGAGCGCATGAGCACCCAACCCAGGCGCTATTGGATATGTTTACAATGCAGCAGCTGCATCCGGATCTTTCTGGCAAGAAAGTTGCGATTATCGGGGATATATCCCACAGCCGGGTAGTACGGTCCAATATTATCGGGTTAACCAAGGTAGGTGCTAAAGTAGTACTCTGTGGCCCTAAAACTCTAATGCCGGTACATGTAAAAGATTTAGGAGTGGAAGTATCCTATAATCTGGAAGAGACGTTAGCTTGGTGTGATGTTGCCATGGCCTTGCGAATTCAACTTGAAAGGCAAGACGAAGGAACAGAACTATTCCCATCTCTAAGAGAATATCATGAGCATTTTGGTATAAAGCTGAAGCATCTCGAAAAATACCCTGATTTTAGAATTATGCATCCGGGGCCTATTAACCGTGGAGTGGAAATGCAAAGCGAAGTGGCTGACAGCGAACGCGCTGTAATTTTAGATCAGGTTACAAATGGAGTAGCAGTACGAATGGCTGTTCTTTATCTATTAAGTGGTGGAATCAGAATTTGA
- a CDS encoding glycosyltransferase family 2 protein, translated as MTHSDEITSFPSVTIGIPVLNEEAHIERVVSGFLSSEYPNLLEILIADGGSTDKTREIVLELASNDPRIKLIENPDKYQSFALNRMISLAEGEVFLRADGHCVYSSDYLEQCIDTLIKTGARNVGGAQRYMAKNRVQAGVSLATRSFLGNGGAKYMLEDYEGYADTVFLGCFWTEDLKKLGGFNTENITNQDSEFNLRLVENFGESVFISPKIKSWYYPRDTFFKLFKQYFRYGRGRFLTRLLHPKTGPIRGLIPFIFILLFSIYLALDLGLNVNLYSLEITILLLIILVIESSVLTIKKSKLFKGEIWRGEAKTPGMISNFITVFISLLLMQLGHFSGFLYQSIKNKIFNHSGW; from the coding sequence ATCACTCATTCAGACGAAATAACCTCTTTTCCAAGTGTAACTATTGGTATACCTGTACTAAATGAAGAGGCTCATATCGAAAGAGTTGTATCTGGTTTTCTCTCCTCTGAATATCCAAACCTTCTAGAGATTTTAATAGCAGATGGGGGAAGTACAGATAAAACCAGAGAGATAGTATTAGAGTTAGCAAGTAATGATCCAAGAATTAAATTGATCGAAAACCCTGATAAATACCAATCATTTGCACTGAATAGAATGATCAGTCTGGCTGAGGGTGAGGTTTTTTTACGTGCTGATGGACACTGTGTTTATAGCTCTGACTACTTAGAACAATGCATTGATACATTGATAAAAACAGGAGCAAGAAATGTGGGCGGTGCTCAAAGATATATGGCAAAGAACAGGGTACAGGCAGGAGTCTCACTTGCTACTAGAAGTTTCCTTGGAAACGGAGGGGCAAAGTATATGTTAGAGGATTATGAAGGGTACGCCGATACCGTATTTTTAGGGTGCTTCTGGACAGAGGATTTGAAAAAGCTTGGTGGATTTAATACTGAAAATATAACAAATCAAGATTCAGAATTTAACTTGAGACTTGTAGAGAATTTTGGCGAAAGTGTTTTTATCAGTCCTAAAATTAAGAGTTGGTACTATCCTAGAGATACTTTTTTTAAACTCTTTAAACAATACTTTAGGTATGGTAGGGGAAGGTTTTTGACCAGATTATTACATCCCAAAACCGGCCCAATTAGAGGTTTAATCCCCTTCATTTTCATACTATTGTTTTCTATATATTTAGCATTGGATTTGGGTCTAAATGTAAACCTTTACTCGCTAGAAATAACTATTCTTTTGTTGATTATTCTAGTTATAGAATCTTCAGTTTTGACTATCAAAAAATCGAAGTTGTTTAAGGGTGAAATCTGGCGTGGAGAAGCTAAGACTCCAGGAATGATATCCAATTTCATTACAGTATTCATAAGTTTGCTATTAATGCAGCTTGGACATTTTAGTGGATTTCTATACCAATCCATAAAGAACAAAAT